Proteins from one Camelina sativa cultivar DH55 chromosome 8, Cs, whole genome shotgun sequence genomic window:
- the LOC104709697 gene encoding hsp70-Hsp90 organizing protein 3-like: GNGFFKEQKYPEAVKHYSEAIKRNPNDVRAYSNRAACYTKLGALPEGLKDAEKCIELDPSFTKGYNRKGAIQFFMKEYDKAMETYQEGLKHDAKNQELLDGVKRCVEQINKANRGDLTPDELKERQAKAMQDPEVQNILSDPVMRQVLVDFQENPKAAQEHMKIPMVMNKIQKLVSAGIVQVR; encoded by the exons GGTAATGGATTCTTTAAAGAGCAGAAGTATCCAGAGGCAGTGAAGCATTATTCAGAAGCAATTAAAAGAAACCCGAACGACGTGAGG GCATACAGCAACAGAGCTGCTTGTTACACAAAGCTAGGAGCATTACCAGAAGGACTCAAAGATGCTGAAAAATGCATTGAGCTAGACCCGAGTTTCACCAAAGGATACAACAGGAAAGGAGCTATTCAGTTTTTCATGAAGGAATATGACAAAGCCATGGAGACATATCAAGAAGGTCTGAAACATGATGCTAAGAACCAAGAGTTGCTTGATGGTGTTAAAAG GTGTGTGGAACAGATAAACAAAGCAAACCGCGGTGATCTGACACCAGATGAATTGAAGGAGAGACAAGCCAAGGCAATGCAAGATCCAGAAGTACAGAACATATTGTCGGATCCAGTGATGAGACAG GTATTGGTGGATTTCCAAGAGAATCCGAAAGCTGCACAGGAACATATGAAGATTCCAATGGTAATGAACAAGATTCAGAAGCTGGTTAGCGCTGGTATTGTTCAGGTCCGGTAA
- the LOC104707530 gene encoding hsp70-Hsp90 organizing protein 3-like, with amino-acid sequence MAEEAKSKGNAAFSSGDYATAITHFTEAINLAPANHVLYSNRSASYASLHRYEEALSDAKKTVELKPDWSKGYSRLGAAYIGLSQFNEAADAYKKGLEIDPSNEALKSGLADATRSRGGAKSNPFVDAFQGPEMWAKLTADPGTRVYLQQPDFVKTMQEIQKNPNNLNLYMKDKRVMQALGVLLNVKMSGSSGDDTEMKEADDLRKEPEQEAEKEPEAMEELSEEEREKKERKEKALKEKEEGNAAYKKKDFERAIECYTKAMELDDEDISYLTNRAAVYLEMGKYNECIGDCDKAVERGRELRSDFKMIARALTRKGSALVKMAKCSKDFEPAIETFQKALTEHRNPDTLKKLNDAEKAKKELEQQEYFDPKIAEEEREKGNGFFKEQKYPEAVKHYSEAIKRNPNDVRVRACCMLC; translated from the exons atgGCGGAAGAAGCGAAATCCAAAGGCAACGCCGCCTTCTCCTCCGGCGATTACGCCACCGCGATCACCCACTTCACAGAAGCGATCAATCTCGCTCCGGCCAATCACGTCCTCTACTCGAACCGATCCGCTTCCTACGCTTCTCTCCACCGTTACGAAGAAGCTTTATCAGACGCGAAGAAGACTGTAGAGCTTAAACCCGATTGGTCTAAAGGTTACAGCAGATTAGGCGCTGCGTATATCGGATTGTCTCAGTTTAACGAAGCGGCTGATGCGTATAAGAAAGGTTTAGAGATTGATCCGAGTAACGAAGCGCTTAAATCGGGTTTAGCTGATGCGACGAGGTCACGAGGAGGTGCGAAGTCGAATCCTTTTGTTGATGCGTTTCAAGGACCGGAGATGTGGGCGAAACTGACGGCGGATCCTGGGACTAGGGTTTATTTGCAGCAGCCTGATTTTGTCAAGACGATGCAGGAGATTCAGAAGAACCCTAATAATCTTAATTTGTATATGAAGGATAAGAGGGTTATGCAGGCTTTAGGGGTTTTGTTGAATGTTAAGATGAGTGGTTCGAGTGGTGATGATACTGAGATGAAGGAGGCTGATGATTTGAGGAAAGAGCCTGAACAGGAGGCGGAGAAGGAACCGGAAGCTATGGAGGAGTTGAGTgaggaagagagggagaagaaggagaggaaggagaaggcgttgaaggagaaagaagaagggaaTGCTGCTTACAAGAAGAAGGATTTTGAGAGAGCTATTGAATGTTATACTAAGGCGATGGAGCTTGATGATGAGGATATTTCGTATTTGACGAATCGTGCTGCTGTTTATCTTGAGATGGGAAAG TACAATGAGTGCATTGGGGACTGTGACAAGGCTGTTGAAAGAGGCAGAGAGCTTCGTTCTGACTTTAAGATGATAGCTAGAGCTCTAACTAGGAAAGGATCTGCACTGGTGAAAATGGCGAAATGCTCAAAAGACTTTGAACCTGCGATCGAGACTTTTCAGAAAGCTCTAACAGAGCATCGTAATCCGGATACCTTGAAGAAACTTAACGATGCTGAGAAAGCCAAGAAGGAGCTGGAGCAGCAGGAGTACTTTGATCCTAAGATAGCAGAAGAAGAGCGTGAGAAAG GTAATGGATTCTTTAAAGAGCAGAAGTATCCAGAGGCAGTGAAGCATTATTCAGAAGCAATTAAAAGAAACCCGAACGACGTGAGGGTAAGAGCATGTTGCATGTTGTGCTAA
- the LOC104707532 gene encoding monocopper oxidase-like protein SKU5: protein MDSFKILLLLFFMSISLCFAADPYSFYNFEVSYITASPLGVPQQVIAINGKFPGPTINVTTNENLVVNVRNKLDEGLLLHWNGIQQRRVSWQDGVLGTNCPIPPKWNWTYEFQVKDQIGSFFYFPSLHFQRAAGGFGSFIVNPRSVIPVPFSTPDGDITIAIGDWYTRNHKALRKALDDGKHLGMPDGVLINGKGPYRYNDTLVADGIDFETITVHPGKTYRLRVSNVGISTSLNFRIQGHNLVLAESEGSYTVQQNYTSLDIHVGQSFSFLVTMDQNASADYYIVASARVVNQTIWRRVTGVGILHYTNSKGKAKGHLPPGPQDEFDKTFSMNQARSIRWNVSASGARPNPQGSFKYGSINVTDVYVLRNMPPVMINGKRKTTLNGISFKNPSTPIRLADKLKVKGVYKLDFPKRPLTGPPKVETSIINGTYRGFMEVVLQNNDTKMQSYHMSGYAFFVVGMDYGEWTENSRGTYNKWDGIARSTIQVYPGAWSAILISLDNPGAWNLRTENLDSWYLGQETYVRVVNPDENNKTEFGHPDNVLYCGALQKLQKPQKISSAASRSIGFTNLLMVVMALVMMMLQH from the exons atgGATTCGTTCAAGATCCTGCTTCTTCTGTTCTTCATGAGCATAAGTCTCTGCTTCGCTGCAGATCCTTATTCTTTCTATAACTTCGAAGTCTCCTACATTACTGCTTCTCCACTTGGTGTTCCTCAacag GTCattgctataaatggaaagtttcctgGTCCTACAATCAATGTTACGACCAATGAGAATCTGGTCGTTAATGTGAGAAACAAATTGGATGAGGGACTTCTTCTTCACTG GAATGGAATCCAACAGAGACGTGTTTCATGGCAAGATGGAGTTTTAGGAACCAATTGTCCAATCCCACCAAAATGGAATTGGACTTATGAGTTTCAAGTTAAGGACCAGATTGGGAGTTTCTTCTACTTCCCATCACTCCATTTCCAAAGAGCTGCTGGTGGTTTTGGCTCCTTCATTGTCAATCCTAGATCGGTTATTCCAGTCCCTTTCTCTACTCCAGACGGCGATATTACCATTGCGATTGGTGATTGGTACACAAGGAACCACAAG GCTTTGAGGAAGGCTTTAGATGATGGTAAACATCTTGGAATGCCTGATGGTGTTCTCATTAACGGTAAAGGACCTTACCGATACAATGATACTCTTGTCGCTGATGGGATCGACTTCGAAACTATTACAGTACACCCTG GTAAAACTTATAGACTTCGAGTGTCAAATGTTGGAATCTCGACGAGTTTGAACTTTAGGATTCAAGGTCACAACTTAGTTCTTGCGGAATCTGAAGGATCCTACACAGTTCAACAAAACTACACAAGTTTGGATATTCATGTTGGTCAATCTTTCTCCTTCTTGGTTACAATGGATCAAAACGCGAGCGCTGATTACTACATTGTAGCGAGTGCTCGGGTTGTAAATCAAACCATATGGAGAAGAGTCACTGGAGTTGGAATCTTACACTATACCAACTCTAAAGGTAAAGCTAAAGGTCACTTACCACCTGGACCACAAGATGAATTTGACAAGACTTTCTCCATGAACCAAGCAAGATCCATCAG atgGAATGTATCAGCAAGTGGTGCACGACCTAACCCACAAGGCTCTTTTAAATACGGTTCTATCAATGTAACTGATGTCTACGTTCTGAGGAATATGCCACCAGTGATGATCAATGGGAAGAGAAAAACAACTCTTAATGGCATATCGTTTAAGAATCCTTCTACTCCTATTAGACTAGCTGATAAGCTCAAAGTTAAAGGAGTGTACAAGCTTGATTTCCCTAAAAGACCTTTAACTGGACCGCCTAAAGTTGAGACTTCGATTATCAATGGTACCTATCGTGGATTCATGGAAGTCGTTCTTCAAAACAATGACACTAAGATGCAAAGCTATCACATGAGTGGCTACGCCTTCTTTGTCGTCGG TATGGATTATGGAGAGTGGACTGAGAACAGTAGAGGAACTTACAACAAATGGGATGGTATCGCCCGCTCGACTATTCAG GTGTATCCAGGAGCATGGTCAGCGATCTTGATATCTTTGGACAACCCTGGAGCTTGGAATCTAAGAACAGAGAATCTTGATTCTTGGTATCTTGGACAAGAAACTTACGTTAGAGTGGTTAATCCAGACGAAAACAACAAAACCGAATTCGGACACCCTGACAATGTTCTTTACTGTGGTGCTCTCCAAAAACtacaaaa GCCACAGAAGATCTCATCAGCGGCTTCTAGGAGCATTGGATTCACTAATCTTTTGATGGTGGTAATGgctttggtgatgatgatgcttcagcattga
- the LOC104707531 gene encoding auxin-responsive protein SAUR36, whose translation MKRVRGFKIGHRFVKIFKWMILPRRIQSGKRQCPTRITNPVSGIKSLARCLSRGAKRLCGGKKNPGQSQIRLGKDPKTSNRVVPRGHLVVHVGESDDDTRRVVVPVIYFNHPLFGELLEQAERVHGFDQPGRITIPCRVSDFEKVQMRIAAWDHCRRKRVF comes from the coding sequence atgaAGAGAGTTAGAGGTTTCAAAATTGGACACAGATTTGTCAAAATCTTCAAATGGATGATTCTACCAAGAAGAATCCAATCAGGGAAACGTCAATGCCCGACCCGAATCACTAACCCGGTTTCCGGAATCAAGTCATTAGCAAGGTGCTTAAGCCGTGGAGCTAAGAGATTGTGTGGTGGTAAGAAGAATCCGGGTCAGAGTCAGATCCGATTGGGTAAGGATCCGAAAACGTCGAACCGGGTTGTTCCGAGAGGACATTTGGTGGTTCACGTCGGCGAATCAGACGATGACACGCGGCGTGTCGTGGTTCCGGTGATTTACTTTAATCATCCATTGTTCGGAGAGTTGTTGGAGCAAGCGGAACGGGTTCATGGGTTTGATCAACCGGGTCGGATCACGATTCCGTGTCGGGTTTCGGATTTTGAGAAGGTTCAGATGAGGATTGCCGCATGGGATCATTGCCGCCGGAAGAGAGTTTTTTAA
- the LOC104707529 gene encoding 21 kDa protein: MELKVTHLCYCVLLFLPLLSISAIAKPPSSPNPSNNINFIVSSCHVTRYQTLCVKCLAAFANKIRRNEKRLAQTALAVTLVRVQSTTIYVSKLTKARRIKRREYLAVKDCVENLGDGLGMLVQSMRELKQVGRSGRGRDEFLWRLSNVQTWVSAALTDETTCLDGFDGEVMDGAVKSAIRRRVVHVVRVTSNALALVNRFAARQKS, from the coding sequence ATGGAACTAAAGGTAACCCATCTCTGCTATTGCGTTCTACTttttcttccactactctccaTATCCGCCATAGCCAAACCTCCATCATCACCAAACCCTAGCAACAACATCAACTTCATTGTATCCTCATGCCACGTCACTCGTTACCAAACCCTCTGCGTCAAATGCCTCGCCGCCTTCGCCAACAAAATCCGCCGCAACGAAAAACGGTTAGCTCAAACCGCTTTAGCGGTTACTCTAGTCCGTGTCCAGTCCACGACGATCTACGTATCGAAGCTAACTAAGGCCAGGAGAATCAAAAGGAGAGAGTACTTAGCCGTGAAGGATTGTGTTGAGAATCTTGGAGACGGCTTAGGGATGTTGGTTCAGTCGATGAGGGAGTTGAAGCAAGTGGGTCGATCCGGTCGTGGTCGGGACGAGTTCTTGTGGCGGCTAAGTAACGTTCAGACTTGGGTTAGTGCTGCCTTAACGGATGAGACAACGTGTCTTGATGGGTTCGATGGGGAGGTTATGGATGGTGCGGTGAAATCAGCGATTAGAAGACGAGTGGTTCATGTGGTTCGAGTTACTAGTAATGCCTTGGCTCTTGTAAACCGGTTTGCGGCTCGGCAGAAGTCATAG